A window of Prolixibacter sp. SD074 contains these coding sequences:
- a CDS encoding DUF4956 domain-containing protein, with amino-acid sequence MTTILPLITSVPLFLPIADLFGIEWLNGPGTLELLFRFLFNLLVITIIGRYLYYRISRRKEYYFTYILIGTTVFFISFLLESVKLEIGFALGLFAVFGILRYRTDTIPIKEMTFLFVIIAISVINALAGAEISYAELFMTNVAIIAVTWAMERLWFNRQETQKTVIYERIELIKPENYGALLADLEERTGLKINRIEVGDINFLRDTAEITIFYHPCQEKASRKP; translated from the coding sequence ATGACGACTATTTTGCCATTAATCACTTCGGTTCCCTTGTTTTTGCCAATCGCCGATTTGTTCGGAATTGAGTGGCTTAACGGACCGGGCACCCTGGAATTACTGTTCCGGTTCCTGTTTAATTTGCTGGTAATAACAATTATTGGCCGTTACCTCTACTACCGCATTTCCCGCCGGAAGGAGTACTATTTTACGTACATTCTGATTGGCACAACCGTGTTTTTCATCTCCTTCCTGTTGGAAAGTGTTAAGCTGGAAATTGGCTTTGCATTGGGCTTGTTTGCTGTATTTGGCATTCTTCGTTACCGAACGGATACTATTCCGATCAAAGAGATGACTTTTCTCTTTGTGATCATTGCAATTTCGGTCATCAATGCTTTGGCGGGTGCGGAAATCAGTTATGCCGAGTTGTTTATGACCAACGTTGCCATTATTGCGGTAACCTGGGCAATGGAGCGTTTGTGGTTCAACCGTCAGGAGACACAGAAAACGGTTATTTACGAGCGCATTGAACTGATTAAGCCGGAAAATTATGGCGCTTTATTAGCTGATTTGGAAGAAAGAACGGGTTTGAAAATCAATCGAATTGAAGTTGGTGACATCAACTTTCTTCGCGATACCGCTGAAATTACCATCTTTTATCATCCTTGCCAGGAAAAGGCTTCCCGCAAGCCGTAA
- a CDS encoding polyphosphate polymerase domain-containing protein translates to MSVDLQHLLNHFEPISLDAADKARLMNRVDSKFVVPVDKLEEILEGTWSDYQVLSIKGERNLPYRTRYLDTPDFAMFNAHVNGKLNRYKIRFREYPLTGMRFLESKFKMNHNRTIKKRISRRERIPEENEVEDQFVMEQTPYNREDLETKLYNRFKRVSLVHKTVNERITIDTDIFFSTDKKHWKALGDLAVIELKQEQFSRHVGFTRILHRHGIRPVGFSKYCIGVSMLYPDRKINRMKQKIRMLNKLTKHP, encoded by the coding sequence ATGTCAGTTGATTTACAGCATTTACTCAATCATTTTGAGCCCATTAGTTTAGATGCGGCGGATAAGGCACGTTTGATGAACCGCGTGGACTCAAAATTTGTGGTTCCTGTAGATAAACTGGAAGAAATCCTGGAGGGAACATGGTCGGATTACCAGGTCCTGAGTATCAAAGGTGAGAGGAATCTGCCTTATCGGACACGTTACCTTGATACGCCGGACTTTGCGATGTTCAATGCGCATGTAAATGGCAAATTGAACCGCTACAAGATCCGTTTCCGGGAATATCCCCTTACGGGAATGCGATTTTTGGAATCAAAGTTTAAAATGAACCATAACCGGACCATCAAAAAACGCATTTCCCGCCGGGAGCGTATTCCGGAAGAAAATGAGGTGGAAGATCAGTTTGTAATGGAACAAACGCCTTATAATCGGGAAGATCTGGAAACTAAGTTGTATAATCGGTTTAAGCGGGTTTCGTTAGTTCATAAGACCGTAAATGAACGAATTACGATTGATACCGACATTTTTTTTTCAACCGATAAGAAACATTGGAAAGCGCTTGGTGATTTGGCGGTAATTGAGTTGAAACAAGAGCAGTTCAGCCGGCATGTCGGTTTTACCCGCATTTTACACAGACATGGAATCAGGCCAGTTGGCTTTTCAAAATATTGTATCGGAGTTTCGATGTTATATCCCGACAGGAAAATTAATCGGATGAAACAGAAAATCCGGATGCTGAACAAACTAACGAAACACCCATAA
- a CDS encoding aminoacyl-histidine dipeptidase: protein MRTLNTLSPQPVWDYFEDICQVPRPSKKEGQIIQFLLDFAAKHNLDAKTDEAGNVVISKPATPGKEKVKRVILQSHIDMVCEKNSDTEHDFEKDPIKAYVDGDWVTADGTTLGADCGIGMAAAMSVLTAKDFEHGPIESLFTVDEETGLTGASGLQPGFLNGSILLNLDSEDEGELFIGCAGGVDTVATFNYQPEASPAGMFSVKISVTGLLGGHSGDDIHKGRGNANKILNRFIWEATRKYGARLASFDGGNLRNAIAREAFAVVLAPSDKKEQLTADFNVFRATVQNELLVTEPKLRLDLQSTEAAPTVMDKETQQKLLQALYACPHGVLGMSFRMPGMVETSTNLASVKFKEGNKIEVTTSQRSDLNSGKEDAAAMVKAVFQLAGAEVQHSEGYPGWTPNPDSEIMDITRSAYHKLFSQEPIIRSIHAGLECGLFLEKYPSMDMISFGPTIRGAHSPDEKIEIETVNKFWDLLVEVLIKIPEEK, encoded by the coding sequence ATGAGAACGTTAAATACCCTCTCTCCACAGCCTGTATGGGACTATTTCGAAGACATTTGCCAGGTTCCGAGGCCATCGAAAAAAGAAGGGCAGATTATCCAATTTCTGCTGGATTTTGCTGCAAAACATAATTTGGATGCCAAAACTGATGAAGCTGGAAACGTTGTAATCTCCAAGCCGGCTACTCCCGGAAAAGAAAAGGTAAAGCGGGTTATTCTGCAGTCACACATCGATATGGTGTGTGAGAAGAATTCCGATACCGAACATGATTTTGAAAAAGATCCTATTAAAGCCTACGTCGATGGGGACTGGGTGACCGCCGACGGTACGACACTTGGCGCAGATTGCGGAATTGGCATGGCCGCAGCGATGTCTGTTCTTACCGCGAAAGATTTTGAACATGGCCCCATTGAGAGCCTTTTCACGGTAGATGAAGAGACCGGATTGACCGGAGCTTCTGGCCTTCAACCCGGATTTCTGAACGGTTCCATACTGTTAAACCTCGATTCGGAGGACGAAGGCGAGTTATTCATCGGTTGTGCCGGAGGTGTCGATACAGTTGCCACGTTTAATTATCAGCCGGAAGCTTCTCCTGCCGGGATGTTTTCCGTCAAAATTTCGGTGACAGGACTATTAGGCGGCCATTCAGGCGATGATATTCACAAGGGCAGGGGGAATGCCAATAAAATCCTGAACCGGTTTATTTGGGAAGCTACACGGAAATACGGTGCTCGTCTGGCCTCGTTTGATGGAGGGAACTTACGTAACGCAATTGCGCGTGAAGCATTTGCTGTCGTATTGGCGCCTTCGGATAAAAAGGAACAATTAACAGCAGATTTTAATGTTTTCAGAGCAACGGTTCAGAATGAATTGTTAGTAACCGAACCAAAACTCAGATTGGATCTCCAAAGCACCGAAGCGGCTCCAACGGTAATGGATAAAGAAACTCAGCAGAAGTTACTTCAGGCGTTGTATGCCTGTCCGCACGGTGTACTTGGAATGAGTTTCCGTATGCCGGGCATGGTGGAAACATCAACGAACCTGGCATCGGTGAAATTTAAAGAAGGGAACAAGATTGAGGTAACGACCAGCCAACGTAGCGATTTAAACAGCGGCAAAGAGGATGCGGCTGCCATGGTTAAAGCCGTTTTCCAATTGGCCGGCGCCGAGGTCCAACATAGCGAAGGTTACCCGGGCTGGACACCTAATCCTGACTCTGAGATTATGGACATCACGCGTTCCGCTTACCATAAATTATTCAGTCAGGAGCCAATTATACGTTCGATTCATGCAGGTTTGGAATGCGGATTATTCCTGGAAAAGTATCCGTCGATGGACATGATTTCATTTGGACCGACCATCCGCGGGGCGCACTCACCTGACGAGAAGATTGAAATAGAAACAGTGAATAAATTCTGGGATTTGCTGGTTGAAGTACTGATTAAAATTCCGGAAGAGAAATAA
- a CDS encoding porin family protein codes for MKRLLLSFALVAMTTTLFAQLPVSFGIKGSINSTKITTDNAIAGAENYSLSDLKKDAANGFNVGAFLRLKFGKTFLQPELLYSVQKGKTSYTIPTSATQNGLEGAVTQDMDIKSIQVPILLGVKVLDLKVASLNVFTGPAMSFILDGSEIKLNKQDGVAVDPSLYDQNNFKNNSWDWQLGAGVDVAMLSFDVRYAWALTNVSEGVSNDDPTLIGFKNKGNTLTLSLGIRLF; via the coding sequence ATGAAACGACTACTTCTGTCATTTGCATTGGTGGCCATGACCACCACGCTGTTTGCTCAACTCCCGGTTAGCTTTGGCATTAAGGGGAGTATTAACTCCACAAAAATTACTACTGACAATGCCATTGCGGGCGCTGAAAATTACAGCTTAAGTGATCTAAAAAAAGATGCCGCCAATGGTTTCAATGTAGGTGCCTTTTTGCGATTAAAATTTGGAAAAACTTTCCTGCAACCCGAATTGCTTTACAGCGTTCAGAAGGGAAAAACATCGTATACCATTCCTACTTCAGCAACGCAAAACGGACTTGAAGGTGCTGTCACTCAGGATATGGATATAAAATCCATCCAGGTTCCTATATTACTGGGAGTTAAGGTACTCGATCTGAAAGTTGCTTCCCTTAATGTTTTCACGGGCCCGGCCATGTCGTTCATTTTGGATGGAAGCGAAATTAAACTCAACAAACAAGATGGTGTTGCTGTAGATCCCAGCCTGTATGATCAGAATAACTTCAAAAACAATTCATGGGACTGGCAATTGGGTGCCGGTGTTGATGTAGCCATGTTGTCGTTTGATGTTCGTTATGCCTGGGCATTGACCAATGTTTCAGAAGGTGTTTCAAACGACGATCCAACCCTAATCGGATTTAAAAACAAAGGCAACACGCTGACCTTATCACTGGGTATCAGACTATTCTAA
- a CDS encoding SLC13 family permease: protein MNYEVLIVFVVLAFILISLYFEILGPSFTFVIAISVLGVSRILTPAEILSGFANVQLVVILLLLLLGDIIRQTPIMEMIFDKVFKGAKSYKGFMIRMMPLVAGFSAFLNNTPLVAIMMPYVHHWSKRNNTSPSKLLIPLSYAAILGGCATLIGTSTNLIVNGMVLDQEIIPGLPSLDMFDFFPVGAAMAIIGIAYLMLFGKKLLPDRKDAMSQFRTRNREYILQTQINEGSPLAGKDIRNENLDRLKGLYLVELIRDNERIPAISLNTQLRVHDQLVFAGDTETIADIITQTDSGLSFPTLGSLQYSKKSEVVEVVISHNSSLIGKTVMEANFRGRYDSAIIAIHRNGERISGKITFQKLKAGDVLLLFVGKNFESRSSGTLDFYYISKVKAFRKLEKWQYFVLFGGTGLAILLAALRLVPLFTSLLVLIILINILKIYSPKDIPKSIDYELAMVIALSLALGTAMLKTGVAEMLANSLISIFLPFGKVALLAGIYLITSLLANLITNKAAVALIFPISLTMASNLSLPPQPFILVVAFAAAANFMTPIGYQTNLMVYGPGGYSFRDFFKIGFPLTLLYMATTITILGITYLR, encoded by the coding sequence TTGAATTACGAAGTACTCATAGTATTTGTTGTCCTGGCATTCATACTGATATCCCTGTATTTTGAGATACTCGGACCATCATTTACTTTTGTTATTGCCATCTCTGTATTGGGCGTTTCCCGCATTTTAACCCCAGCTGAAATCCTCAGTGGGTTTGCGAATGTACAACTGGTCGTTATCCTGTTGCTTCTTTTGCTCGGAGATATCATCCGGCAAACACCCATCATGGAAATGATTTTTGATAAAGTATTTAAAGGCGCCAAAAGCTACAAAGGGTTTATGATTCGCATGATGCCGCTTGTGGCCGGATTCTCCGCTTTTCTGAATAATACACCGTTGGTCGCTATCATGATGCCCTATGTGCACCATTGGAGTAAACGCAACAACACCTCCCCGTCCAAATTGCTGATTCCACTCTCGTATGCAGCCATTCTAGGCGGTTGTGCCACATTGATTGGCACCTCTACCAACCTAATCGTAAATGGGATGGTCCTTGACCAGGAAATTATTCCGGGATTACCCTCACTTGATATGTTTGACTTTTTCCCGGTAGGTGCCGCCATGGCCATTATTGGAATTGCCTACCTGATGCTTTTTGGAAAGAAATTACTTCCCGATCGAAAAGATGCGATGTCGCAGTTTCGTACAAGGAACAGGGAATATATTCTACAAACACAAATTAATGAGGGTTCGCCCCTTGCGGGGAAAGATATCCGGAATGAAAACCTCGACAGACTGAAAGGATTGTACCTGGTAGAGTTAATTCGCGATAATGAACGCATTCCGGCCATTTCTCTCAACACACAACTTCGTGTACACGACCAGTTGGTATTTGCCGGTGATACCGAAACCATTGCTGATATTATCACACAAACGGACTCAGGCCTTTCATTCCCGACACTTGGCTCGTTGCAGTACAGCAAAAAGAGTGAAGTGGTAGAAGTAGTTATTTCGCACAACTCCTCCCTTATCGGGAAAACCGTTATGGAAGCTAATTTCCGGGGACGTTACGACTCGGCGATTATTGCTATTCACCGTAACGGGGAACGAATTTCGGGTAAGATTACTTTCCAAAAACTAAAAGCGGGTGACGTTCTTTTGCTCTTTGTAGGAAAAAACTTCGAAAGCCGTTCGTCCGGCACACTCGACTTTTACTACATCTCAAAAGTCAAAGCTTTCAGAAAACTCGAAAAATGGCAGTATTTTGTTCTTTTCGGTGGAACCGGACTGGCTATTTTACTCGCAGCTTTGCGATTGGTGCCATTATTCACCTCGCTGTTGGTACTCATTATTCTCATCAACATACTCAAGATTTATTCACCGAAGGATATTCCCAAGAGTATCGATTATGAACTCGCCATGGTCATCGCATTGTCCCTTGCGCTGGGAACCGCCATGTTGAAAACCGGCGTTGCCGAAATGCTGGCGAATAGTCTTATCTCTATCTTCTTACCGTTCGGGAAAGTAGCCCTTCTGGCGGGAATATACCTGATAACCTCGCTGCTGGCCAACTTGATAACCAACAAAGCAGCCGTCGCGCTTATATTCCCCATTTCGTTAACCATGGCATCAAATCTGAGCTTGCCACCGCAACCTTTTATCCTGGTAGTAGCTTTTGCTGCCGCAGCCAACTTCATGACACCCATCGGCTACCAGACCAACCTGATGGTATATGGACCAGGAGGTTATTCATTCCGCGATTTCTTTAAGATTGGATTTCCGCTGACCTTGCTGTACATGGCCACCACCATAACCATTTTGGGTATCACATATCTGCGTTAA
- a CDS encoding SpoIIE family protein phosphatase, whose product MKNQNIAFHLSFYLLLAGFTLTMLIVAIGYRFTRDTILDGLSDRAQTVTHSASLLVNDAVVHARKSAEIIASGTKQMKSDEELDDLLNLVLKTNPHLEAVQLKEYPNSTEEVNHFFYRKDSLILRASDDLPMCNQLRNWYHKVLISGKPGWSEPFLADGHEMQCIAYAIPFRVLKHGTEVQAIACAVMSLEDIYNELAGIKIYKTGFPILFSSEGKVVYHPQVAFLNENVDTLSHCFSLGDLSKIKRIISRGVGGKMLLNPVCYGGRRATAVYWPVTENGWLMMVLVPYSELLGELRKVIIMVMFLVLIGTGVMVSVTILLSRSVTTPITQLANEARRILEEEGDPVEVAGNEFDMLSGGLAHMKQRIDNYQARWVQSRRDQEELDRELELARSIEMSIVPSRFPIFPDRKEFDCFGKLIPARSVGGDLFDVFFLDDDKLCISICDTLGKGIPAAMFSVMTRTLMRGIANADIKVSRIMERLNEELCSDAESDMFVTVFLSVLEISTGTFTYCNAGHPHPYLLRRDGSVEELPHSHGIPVGVMPRQTFDETKMVFKPGEMLIAYTDGVTEENDVGGKMFGQDRLRYEIARIGMTEPEEMVERILDALLSFRGRLEQRDDTTLLAVKYHGAIRK is encoded by the coding sequence ATGAAAAATCAAAATATTGCTTTTCACCTAAGTTTCTACCTGTTGCTGGCTGGTTTTACCCTAACCATGCTGATTGTAGCCATTGGTTATCGTTTTACACGCGACACCATTCTTGACGGTTTATCTGACCGGGCCCAAACAGTTACACATTCCGCTTCCCTGTTGGTGAACGATGCAGTTGTACATGCCCGTAAATCGGCAGAAATCATTGCATCGGGTACGAAACAGATGAAAAGTGATGAAGAGTTGGATGATTTGCTGAACCTGGTATTGAAAACAAATCCTCATCTCGAAGCTGTTCAGTTGAAGGAATATCCCAATAGTACAGAAGAAGTTAACCACTTTTTTTACCGGAAAGACTCACTTATTCTTCGTGCAAGCGACGATTTACCCATGTGCAATCAACTCCGGAATTGGTATCATAAGGTACTAATCTCTGGTAAGCCGGGATGGTCGGAACCATTTTTGGCGGATGGTCATGAGATGCAATGTATTGCTTACGCTATTCCGTTCCGTGTATTAAAGCACGGGACAGAGGTGCAGGCCATTGCCTGTGCAGTGATGTCGCTGGAAGATATTTATAATGAACTTGCGGGAATAAAGATTTATAAAACCGGATTTCCGATTCTTTTTTCTTCCGAAGGGAAAGTAGTCTATCATCCGCAAGTGGCCTTTCTAAATGAAAATGTGGATACGCTTAGCCATTGTTTTTCGCTGGGCGATCTCAGTAAGATAAAACGAATTATTTCACGTGGTGTTGGCGGAAAGATGCTGTTAAATCCGGTTTGCTATGGCGGGCGACGTGCTACGGCTGTTTACTGGCCGGTTACCGAAAATGGCTGGCTGATGATGGTTTTGGTTCCCTATTCTGAATTGCTGGGAGAGTTGCGTAAAGTGATTATTATGGTCATGTTTTTAGTGCTGATAGGAACCGGTGTGATGGTCTCAGTCACCATTCTTCTTTCCCGCTCGGTGACTACTCCTATAACCCAATTGGCTAATGAAGCGCGACGGATTCTGGAGGAAGAGGGTGATCCGGTGGAAGTAGCAGGAAATGAATTTGATATGCTGTCCGGGGGGCTTGCCCACATGAAGCAGCGCATAGATAATTACCAGGCGAGGTGGGTTCAGAGCCGGCGCGATCAGGAAGAATTGGATCGGGAACTGGAGCTGGCACGTTCCATCGAAATGAGTATTGTACCATCCAGATTTCCCATTTTCCCCGATAGGAAAGAGTTTGATTGCTTCGGAAAACTCATCCCGGCCCGCTCGGTGGGAGGCGATTTGTTCGATGTGTTCTTCCTCGACGATGATAAATTGTGTATTTCCATCTGCGATACGCTCGGTAAGGGCATTCCGGCTGCCATGTTTTCGGTAATGACGCGAACATTAATGCGGGGAATTGCCAATGCTGATATAAAGGTCAGTCGCATTATGGAGCGCCTGAATGAAGAGCTATGCTCTGATGCTGAGTCGGATATGTTTGTAACTGTGTTCCTCTCTGTTTTGGAAATATCGACCGGGACCTTTACTTACTGTAATGCCGGCCATCCGCATCCATATCTGCTCAGGAGAGATGGCTCTGTGGAAGAGTTGCCACATTCACATGGTATCCCGGTAGGTGTAATGCCCCGTCAAACGTTTGATGAGACGAAGATGGTTTTCAAACCAGGCGAAATGCTGATTGCTTATACCGATGGTGTAACCGAAGAGAATGATGTAGGCGGAAAAATGTTTGGTCAGGATCGTCTGCGCTATGAGATTGCCCGGATTGGAATGACGGAACCGGAAGAGATGGTGGAACGCATTTTAGATGCGCTGCTCTCTTTCCGTGGACGGCTTGAACAACGCGACGATACCACCCTGTTGGCTGTTAAGTATCATGGCGCTATCCGGAAATGA
- a CDS encoding PfkB family carbohydrate kinase, translating to MKGLFLGLTTIDIQYIIDQFPAPDSNVKSPGAPDILVGGPATNAAVTYSHLGGRAHLVSAFGQNAFNPFLQEELRKFNIEHRDLAAYLEEKPVIASVVTTSDNGDRTIFTNQPADYDISFDSRGLMEENQFDFVLLDGFYMQKAHEVACEAGRRDIPVNIPEHACG from the coding sequence ATGAAAGGCTTATTCTTAGGCTTGACCACGATAGATATTCAGTATATTATTGATCAGTTTCCTGCACCTGACAGTAACGTCAAATCGCCCGGTGCGCCCGATATCCTGGTAGGTGGGCCAGCGACCAACGCTGCTGTCACTTACTCTCATTTGGGAGGAAGGGCCCATTTGGTTTCGGCTTTTGGTCAAAATGCTTTTAACCCCTTTTTACAGGAAGAGTTACGCAAATTCAACATCGAACATCGCGATTTAGCGGCTTATCTTGAGGAAAAGCCCGTAATTGCCTCGGTTGTAACAACGTCGGACAATGGCGATCGGACCATCTTTACCAATCAGCCGGCTGATTATGATATCAGTTTTGATAGTCGAGGATTAATGGAGGAAAATCAGTTCGATTTCGTGCTTCTCGACGGCTTTTATATGCAGAAAGCACATGAAGTAGCTTGTGAGGCCGGACGACGCGATATTCCTGTCAATATTCCGGAACACGCGTGTGGATGA
- the fabG gene encoding 3-oxoacyl-[acyl-carrier-protein] reductase yields the protein MKLLEGKTAIVTGAARGIGKAIALRFAQEGCNIAFTDLVINEAAEATEKEIAALGVKVKGYASNAANYEETQAVVKQIADDFGRIDVLVNNAGITKDGALKRMTEDQWDAVIAVNLKSVFNFTKAVQPVMWKQASGSVINMSSVVGVSGNANQCNYSASKAGIIGFTKSAAKEMGLRGIRHNAVAPGFIITEMTGVLPEDVKKSWEAQIPMRRGGTPEDVANTCVFFASDLSSYVTGQVVNVCGGMNT from the coding sequence ATGAAACTTTTAGAAGGAAAAACTGCCATTGTTACCGGCGCTGCCCGGGGAATCGGAAAAGCGATTGCACTGCGTTTTGCTCAGGAAGGTTGCAATATCGCTTTTACCGATTTGGTGATCAATGAAGCTGCTGAAGCAACCGAAAAAGAGATTGCTGCTTTGGGTGTCAAAGTAAAAGGCTATGCATCCAATGCTGCCAATTACGAGGAAACTCAGGCTGTTGTTAAGCAAATTGCCGATGATTTTGGCCGCATTGACGTCCTGGTGAACAATGCCGGAATCACGAAAGACGGTGCATTGAAACGAATGACCGAAGACCAGTGGGATGCGGTAATCGCCGTGAACCTGAAATCCGTATTCAACTTTACCAAAGCAGTTCAGCCAGTCATGTGGAAACAGGCTTCGGGTAGTGTTATCAACATGAGCTCGGTGGTTGGCGTTTCGGGAAATGCGAACCAATGTAACTATTCTGCGTCGAAAGCAGGAATCATTGGTTTTACCAAATCTGCAGCCAAAGAAATGGGTTTACGCGGCATCAGGCACAATGCTGTTGCTCCCGGATTCATTATTACCGAAATGACGGGTGTTCTTCCGGAAGACGTTAAGAAATCATGGGAAGCACAAATACCTATGCGTAGAGGTGGAACTCCGGAGGATGTAGCCAATACCTGCGTTTTCTTTGCGTCCGATCTCTCATCGTATGTAACAGGCCAGGTGGTTAATGTTTGTGGCGGAATGAATACCTGA
- a CDS encoding NAD-dependent deacylase, with translation MTDYLDKAARLIRESGQTVAFTGAGISVESGIPPFRGKNGLWSRYDPQILDLDYFYSNPHDSWVKIKEIFYDFFGTAQPNPGHIALAGLEQQGWLKSVITQNIDNLHQEAGSQTVWEFHGNSQWVVCPQCGARHFASEIDMSELPPRCHEDGSVLKPDFIFFGEGIPREAYNQSFEAARKAEVMLVVGTTGEVMPASMVPYEAARNGATIIEINPETTPFTNQITHVFLEGKAGEVLPELLHRVRQQTAD, from the coding sequence ATGACAGATTATCTGGATAAAGCTGCCCGGCTCATCAGAGAGTCGGGTCAGACTGTAGCGTTTACGGGAGCCGGTATTTCCGTTGAGAGTGGAATTCCTCCCTTTCGGGGGAAAAACGGGCTCTGGAGCCGTTATGATCCCCAAATACTCGATTTGGACTATTTTTATTCGAATCCCCATGATTCGTGGGTGAAAATTAAAGAGATATTTTATGATTTTTTCGGGACAGCGCAACCGAACCCGGGACACATCGCATTGGCCGGACTGGAACAACAAGGCTGGCTGAAAAGTGTGATCACGCAAAACATCGATAACCTGCACCAGGAAGCCGGAAGCCAAACGGTATGGGAGTTTCATGGGAATTCGCAATGGGTGGTTTGTCCGCAATGTGGAGCCCGTCACTTTGCTTCTGAGATTGATATGAGTGAACTTCCGCCGCGTTGCCACGAAGATGGTTCGGTGCTGAAGCCCGATTTCATTTTCTTTGGCGAAGGAATTCCGCGTGAAGCGTATAATCAATCGTTCGAAGCAGCACGAAAAGCGGAAGTCATGCTGGTAGTAGGCACTACTGGCGAGGTTATGCCGGCCTCAATGGTTCCATACGAAGCAGCGCGAAACGGAGCGACCATTATCGAAATTAATCCTGAAACAACACCTTTTACCAATCAGATTACCCATGTTTTCCTGGAGGGAAAAGCAGGTGAGGTGCTTCCGGAATTATTGCACCGGGTAAGACAACAGACAGCCGATTGA
- a CDS encoding mechanosensitive ion channel family protein, with product MFDNDYLNILILIAGLIVGFFGAHLIIRLVKHQLHDKKYAGWIQTLTKITRPLTFLTALLVLLSIQPLMDFGKKLPFDLQHLFTLLTIFLVTWLIINAIRSIRIVLLRRYNLDTKDNLKARKMHTQLRVFERLLIAVVLVIAIGIALMSFDKIHKIGVSLLASAGIAGIIIGFAAQKSIGLILAGFQIAITQPIRLEDVVIVENEWGWIEEITLTYVVVRIWDKRRLILPISYFIEKPFQNWTRTTAEILGTVFIYVDYRFPVEKMREALTEILKKTDLWDGQVNVLQVTDAKEQTLELRALVSAIDSPTAWDLRVLVREKLVEFVQKNYPEYLPQTRILFSEQTNNPAKDTPESKVEKS from the coding sequence ATGTTTGATAATGACTACCTGAATATTTTAATACTAATTGCCGGACTTATTGTGGGCTTCTTTGGAGCTCATCTGATCATCCGCCTGGTGAAACATCAATTACACGATAAGAAATATGCCGGATGGATACAGACCCTGACGAAAATTACGCGTCCGCTTACCTTTCTAACTGCATTACTGGTGTTGTTGTCCATTCAACCATTGATGGATTTTGGAAAAAAACTGCCGTTCGATTTGCAACATCTTTTCACGCTTCTTACCATATTCCTGGTTACATGGCTAATTATTAATGCCATTCGAAGTATCCGCATCGTGTTGCTTCGTCGATATAATTTAGATACGAAGGATAATCTGAAAGCACGAAAGATGCACACCCAGCTTCGGGTTTTCGAACGCCTGCTCATTGCCGTGGTGTTGGTAATCGCGATTGGCATCGCCCTGATGAGTTTCGATAAGATTCATAAAATCGGTGTGAGTTTACTGGCTTCGGCCGGAATTGCCGGTATCATTATTGGTTTTGCTGCGCAGAAAAGTATTGGTTTGATACTGGCTGGTTTTCAGATTGCCATTACACAGCCCATTCGCCTGGAAGATGTGGTGATTGTAGAAAATGAATGGGGTTGGATTGAAGAAATTACCCTGACATATGTAGTTGTTCGAATATGGGATAAACGGCGGCTCATCCTTCCGATTAGTTATTTTATCGAGAAACCGTTTCAAAACTGGACCAGAACGACAGCAGAAATTTTGGGTACGGTTTTCATTTATGTTGATTACCGTTTCCCGGTAGAAAAAATGCGGGAGGCGTTAACCGAAATTCTGAAGAAAACCGATTTGTGGGATGGACAGGTTAATGTGCTTCAGGTAACCGATGCCAAAGAACAAACACTGGAATTGCGGGCACTAGTGAGTGCAATTGATTCGCCTACTGCATGGGATTTGCGGGTTTTGGTACGAGAGAAGTTGGTGGAATTTGTACAAAAGAACTATCCTGAATATCTTCCGCAAACACGTATTTTATTTTCCGAACAGACGAACAATCCGGCGAAGGATACGCCGGAATCCAAAGTAGAAAAATCTTGA
- a CDS encoding helix-turn-helix transcriptional regulator has protein sequence MKENLIKDIFTEDQHRLARIAKALGHPVRIYILELLSRQSCCYSGDLSEELPIAKSTLSQHLKELKDAGLIQGEIEAPRIKYCLNRENWSEAQILFEKFWKE, from the coding sequence ATGAAAGAGAACCTGATCAAAGATATCTTTACGGAAGACCAGCACCGGTTAGCCCGAATCGCCAAAGCACTGGGACATCCGGTGCGTATTTATATTCTCGAACTCCTTTCGCGCCAGTCGTGCTGCTACAGCGGCGACCTTTCCGAGGAACTTCCCATTGCCAAGTCTACCCTCTCCCAGCACCTGAAAGAGCTGAAAGATGCCGGCCTCATCCAGGGAGAAATTGAAGCGCCCAGGATTAAATACTGCCTGAACCGGGAAAATTGGTCAGAAGCGCAAATCCTGTTCGAAAAGTTTTGGAAAGAGTGA